One part of the Salinivirga cyanobacteriivorans genome encodes these proteins:
- a CDS encoding glycoside hydrolase family 16 protein: MANLWFKNILGQIPATEKLESSRNQLIEEQKRHQEIAQSDLLKEYEELKAYIESDEFQQKKKEIEAIKFAGSEEEKLINEFTSLKKDKSIQLYFKTLESNELKRFEEIQKSEKLERYNEIKETVESGQIEELKKQMDADHKAEKEKAKRFKTLKKHPDLKKYFKLINSPGFKTYQDLKESEKLNNFYSLKEAVEGFDYNKINKENESEYSEQFDQRKRYQGLQKDGELKVYFKFVNAGHPEFIDQTSSGELMNEYEALEIYLQSDEYQDKLKETDFKTSDLYKLQQEYKQLQKDPDIKFYHKFEQSKAYKNYIAVKESDKLKRYYELKEQTEDPAFRDKVEYLKDDKKFEKTEEYKSLAKFKELEQNDDLKWYFKVTQEDRFKDLRKWETIFSEDFNDTQLNKEVWSPIVFAGMMTFNDNYVTKGEKQFFTKGENLHIDHSALNIETKKEHTKGKSWSKKHGFMEEEFDFTSGTLNTAQAFRFNQGKIEAKVSLQQPGNIVHGLSLKGEKITPHIDLLKTGKGSGYEVRYIPKEDQTHIISHKIKGINLNDKYFIHSLEWNDSELIWSLNNIEVARATHQLNGEELYISLASIVEKQPENLPANFSIDWIKVYKKQEAE, from the coding sequence ATGGCAAATTTGTGGTTTAAAAACATACTTGGACAAATTCCGGCTACAGAAAAACTGGAATCATCAAGAAATCAATTGATTGAAGAACAAAAAAGACATCAGGAAATTGCTCAGTCTGACCTACTCAAGGAATATGAAGAGCTGAAAGCTTATATTGAATCTGATGAATTTCAACAAAAGAAAAAAGAGATAGAGGCGATAAAATTTGCAGGCAGTGAAGAGGAAAAGCTTATAAATGAATTCACCAGCTTAAAGAAAGATAAAAGCATTCAGCTTTATTTCAAAACCCTTGAATCAAATGAGCTCAAACGTTTTGAAGAAATACAAAAAAGCGAAAAGCTGGAGCGATATAATGAAATCAAGGAAACAGTAGAAAGTGGACAGATTGAGGAGCTGAAAAAACAAATGGATGCTGACCACAAAGCAGAAAAGGAAAAAGCCAAACGTTTTAAAACATTAAAAAAACATCCCGACCTGAAAAAGTATTTTAAACTGATCAATAGCCCGGGATTCAAGACCTATCAAGATTTAAAAGAGAGCGAAAAACTCAATAACTTCTATTCGCTTAAAGAAGCCGTAGAGGGTTTTGACTATAACAAAATCAATAAAGAAAACGAATCAGAATACAGTGAGCAGTTTGATCAGCGCAAACGCTACCAGGGCCTCCAAAAAGACGGTGAGCTTAAAGTTTATTTTAAATTTGTCAATGCCGGGCATCCGGAATTTATTGATCAGACCTCCAGTGGAGAGTTAATGAACGAATACGAGGCATTAGAAATTTATCTACAATCGGATGAATACCAGGACAAGCTAAAAGAAACAGATTTTAAAACATCTGACTTGTATAAATTGCAGCAGGAGTATAAGCAGCTACAGAAAGATCCGGATATTAAATTCTATCACAAGTTTGAGCAATCAAAAGCTTATAAAAACTACATCGCAGTAAAAGAAAGTGACAAGCTCAAGCGTTATTACGAACTCAAAGAACAAACCGAAGATCCGGCCTTCAGAGATAAGGTTGAATACCTGAAAGACGACAAAAAATTTGAGAAAACAGAAGAATACAAAAGCCTTGCAAAGTTTAAAGAACTCGAACAAAATGATGACCTGAAATGGTACTTTAAGGTAACACAGGAAGACCGGTTTAAAGATTTACGGAAATGGGAAACCATTTTTAGTGAAGATTTCAACGATACGCAGCTGAATAAAGAGGTATGGAGCCCGATTGTTTTTGCCGGGATGATGACCTTCAATGACAACTATGTAACAAAAGGAGAAAAACAATTCTTCACAAAAGGAGAAAACCTGCACATAGATCATTCAGCTCTGAACATTGAGACCAAAAAAGAACATACTAAAGGTAAAAGCTGGAGTAAAAAACACGGATTCATGGAAGAAGAATTTGATTTTACTTCTGGCACACTGAACACAGCACAAGCCTTTCGTTTTAACCAGGGCAAAATAGAAGCTAAAGTAAGCTTGCAGCAACCAGGCAATATCGTTCATGGATTGAGCCTTAAAGGAGAAAAAATCACACCGCATATTGACCTCCTTAAAACGGGTAAAGGCAGCGGATACGAAGTACGCTACATACCCAAAGAAGACCAAACGCATATTATAAGTCATAAGATTAAAGGTATCAACCTAAACGATAAATACTTTATTCATAGTCTTGAATGGAACGATAGCGAACTTATCTGGTCGCTGAACAATATAGAAGTTGCAAGGGCAACGCATCAACTCAATGGAGAAGAACTTTATATTAGTTTAGCTTCAATTGTGGAAAAACAACCGGAAAACCTGCCGGCAAACTTTTCCATTGACTGGATTAAAGTTTACAAAAAGCAAGAAGCAGAATAG
- the fmt gene encoding methionyl-tRNA formyltransferase, which translates to MRIIFMGTPDFAVKSLETLNINYNVVAVVTAPDKKRGRGQKVIPTPVKEFATNAGLPVLQPTNLKDPEFIEILKSYNPDLNVVVAFRMLPEVVFNLPTHGSINLHASLLPDYRGAAPINHAIINGEKQTGVTTFFLDKKIDTGRIIMQHNVNIYPNDTAGTLHDKLMVTGASILSATVKEIEEGTAEAAPQIRKSDKSAPKIYKEDCEIDWSANGSVIHNFIRGLSPYPAAWTSFTRNGKPFTAKIYAGHFKRTNHEMAPGTVKVNENNLEVAVNKGWYEIKELQPQSKKRVTAEEFVRGLQKNDELKLAN; encoded by the coding sequence ATGCGCATTATTTTCATGGGCACTCCCGATTTTGCCGTAAAATCACTTGAAACACTTAATATTAACTATAATGTGGTGGCAGTAGTAACTGCACCCGACAAAAAACGTGGGAGAGGCCAAAAGGTAATACCAACACCAGTAAAAGAATTTGCCACGAATGCTGGTTTGCCAGTACTACAGCCCACGAACCTAAAAGACCCGGAATTCATTGAAATATTAAAATCTTATAATCCCGACCTAAACGTGGTAGTTGCATTTCGAATGCTGCCAGAGGTTGTGTTTAACCTGCCCACCCACGGATCCATTAATTTACATGCAAGCTTGCTACCCGATTACCGTGGAGCCGCTCCAATTAACCATGCTATAATTAACGGTGAAAAGCAAACCGGGGTAACTACCTTTTTCCTCGATAAAAAAATTGACACCGGCCGTATCATCATGCAGCATAATGTGAATATTTACCCCAACGATACAGCCGGGACACTGCATGATAAGCTGATGGTTACAGGTGCTTCAATACTGAGTGCAACCGTAAAAGAAATTGAAGAAGGTACAGCAGAAGCAGCCCCCCAAATAAGGAAATCAGATAAATCAGCACCCAAAATTTACAAGGAAGATTGTGAGATAGACTGGTCTGCGAACGGAAGTGTAATACACAATTTTATTCGGGGCTTATCGCCTTACCCGGCAGCCTGGACAAGCTTCACCAGAAACGGCAAACCATTCACAGCCAAAATATATGCCGGTCATTTCAAGAGAACAAATCATGAAATGGCTCCCGGCACGGTTAAAGTTAACGAGAATAATCTGGAAGTTGCAGTTAATAAAGGTTGGTACGAAATCAAAGAACTTCAACCACAATCGAAAAAACGCGTTACAGCTGAAGAATTTGTAAGAGGCTTGCAAAAAAACGATGAGTTGAAACTTGCAAACTAA
- a CDS encoding acyltransferase family protein, producing MNEKRIAGLDTLRILAFLAIFFFHSAPGLIYGYGRVDFFFVLSAFLLTLLTLNELHNTDSFSKINFFWRRALRIFPLYFLVLLALLVILPSVASYLNISISLPENKWMYWLFLANYEHSDTLFALKLLWSVSVQEQFYLLFLFIAFAFKRHLWTFVGLITTIYIVFMLWAESQNMSTYGHTITHFANYAAGIAGAYLYYHKQYSLRLTGLIFITSGISLFFETPVIIYHVQLSVCFITLILLFTKWAPRVEHNPIFKISENLGKYTYGLYIFSGITITIGQKFLSEWNQIIVVLAELALTFILAYLSYHLYEKQFLKLKQYFRKQRNLTSQ from the coding sequence TTGAATGAAAAAAGAATTGCCGGCCTGGATACTTTGCGAATCTTAGCTTTTCTTGCGATATTCTTTTTTCATAGTGCCCCGGGTTTAATTTATGGTTATGGAAGAGTAGATTTTTTCTTTGTATTATCTGCATTCCTACTTACATTGCTCACGCTTAATGAGCTTCACAATACCGATTCCTTTTCAAAAATTAATTTCTTTTGGCGACGGGCACTACGAATTTTCCCATTATATTTCCTTGTATTATTAGCCCTGCTGGTTATTTTGCCTTCTGTAGCATCGTACCTGAACATATCAATTTCACTGCCTGAAAATAAATGGATGTATTGGTTATTTTTGGCTAATTACGAGCATTCAGACACACTTTTTGCACTTAAGTTACTATGGTCTGTCAGTGTTCAGGAGCAGTTTTATCTCCTTTTTCTTTTTATCGCATTCGCTTTCAAACGGCACCTTTGGACTTTTGTTGGTCTTATTACAACAATTTATATCGTATTTATGCTTTGGGCAGAGTCACAAAACATGTCAACATATGGACATACTATAACGCATTTTGCAAATTACGCGGCAGGCATTGCAGGTGCTTACCTCTATTATCATAAGCAATACTCGTTACGATTAACAGGTTTAATATTCATCACCAGTGGAATATCTTTATTTTTTGAAACCCCGGTAATCATATACCATGTGCAGCTTTCGGTTTGCTTCATTACACTAATATTGCTTTTCACAAAATGGGCACCTCGGGTTGAGCACAACCCGATTTTTAAAATCAGCGAAAATCTGGGCAAATATACTTATGGCCTTTATATATTTAGCGGCATTACCATAACAATAGGACAAAAGTTTCTTTCTGAGTGGAACCAAATAATTGTTGTATTAGCAGAACTAGCACTAACATTTATACTTGCATACCTGTCTTATCATTTGTATGAAAAACAATTCCTAAAACTTAAGCAATATTTCAGAAAACAACGCAACCTGACTTCGCAGTAA
- a CDS encoding lysylphosphatidylglycerol synthase transmembrane domain-containing protein, with translation MDRKRIVRSVVFLVVGVGLLWLVFRDTKLDQLYNELNKINPFWIGVSILINILSQFVRGVRWKMLFKPMKYNPRTTNIFLSVIVLAFTNQVIPRGGEIARLGIINRYEKIPLAKLFGTALVERLTDLFILFLIFTALLAWQMPLIIKIIELPEVSMQNLSFSTVMIIIGSSVAFLLVAWFLLRRFNVFERFRDKLQKVGRDIKEGFTSLYKIKGKIWYLAQSVLIYVLWLLMFYVLIFAYPPMKDVSFTAAAFTFGVATSAFLLPIQSGMGAWHFLAIQSLMLFGIGHDTAAVFALMAHAVTNLVHLPLGAIAFAVLPIVNRKRLYAN, from the coding sequence ATGGATAGAAAGCGTATTGTCAGGTCTGTAGTTTTTCTTGTTGTAGGCGTAGGTCTCTTGTGGTTGGTTTTTCGCGATACTAAACTCGATCAGTTATACAATGAGTTGAATAAAATTAATCCATTCTGGATAGGGGTATCGATTCTGATTAATATTTTAAGTCAGTTTGTTCGTGGAGTACGCTGGAAAATGCTTTTCAAGCCGATGAAATACAACCCACGAACGACAAATATTTTTTTATCGGTAATAGTTTTGGCTTTTACCAACCAGGTGATTCCTCGAGGTGGCGAAATTGCACGATTAGGTATTATTAATCGGTACGAAAAAATACCGCTGGCCAAATTGTTCGGTACTGCATTGGTCGAGAGGCTTACAGATTTGTTTATTCTCTTCCTGATATTTACAGCCTTGTTGGCCTGGCAAATGCCATTGATTATTAAGATCATAGAGCTACCTGAGGTCAGTATGCAAAATTTGAGTTTTTCTACTGTAATGATTATTATTGGTAGTTCAGTTGCCTTTTTACTTGTTGCCTGGTTTTTGCTTAGGCGTTTCAATGTATTTGAGCGTTTCAGAGATAAGTTGCAAAAGGTCGGGCGCGATATAAAAGAGGGCTTTACTTCGCTATACAAAATTAAGGGTAAAATATGGTACCTGGCACAATCTGTATTGATTTATGTGCTTTGGTTGCTGATGTTTTACGTCCTCATATTCGCCTACCCGCCCATGAAAGATGTGAGTTTTACTGCAGCTGCCTTTACATTTGGAGTAGCTACTTCAGCGTTTTTATTGCCAATTCAGTCGGGTATGGGTGCCTGGCACTTTTTAGCCATACAAAGTCTGATGCTTTTCGGCATTGGACACGATACCGCTGCTGTTTTTGCCCTAATGGCCCACGCTGTAACCAATTTGGTGCACTTACCTCTGGGAGCCATTGCATTTGCCGTACTACCTATTGTAAACAGAAAGAGATTATATGCAAATTAA
- a CDS encoding glycosyltransferase family 2 protein, whose protein sequence is MKEKTSIVICAYNEEPTIEDVVSKCREYNPESELIVVDDGSQDKTEEILRSLNKKMDFRYIRLDENQGKSNAMVLGVQKAERDIILFFDADVSGIKKEHFDQLLSPLGDEADMVLGSPSETLIDYRVNPFKSLTGERAMYKKDLEPILVNIQDIRFGVETYINLYFQAHGKKIKYTLLDGLTHPTKYDKTSADKATREFINEGKEIAVTLLKNYDLITQRISNSFGEQGDSIKDSLKKLQKDLNEKIQVLLRNNG, encoded by the coding sequence ATGAAGGAAAAAACAAGTATTGTAATTTGTGCCTATAACGAAGAACCCACAATCGAAGATGTGGTATCTAAATGCAGAGAATATAACCCTGAGAGCGAGCTTATTGTTGTGGATGACGGGTCTCAGGATAAAACCGAAGAAATATTAAGGTCACTGAATAAAAAAATGGATTTTCGCTATATAAGGCTCGATGAAAACCAGGGGAAGAGCAATGCCATGGTACTGGGAGTACAGAAAGCTGAACGCGATATAATCCTTTTCTTTGATGCCGATGTTTCTGGTATTAAAAAGGAACACTTCGATCAGTTGCTCAGTCCATTGGGCGATGAAGCCGATATGGTGCTTGGATCACCCTCTGAAACTTTGATCGATTATCGTGTAAATCCGTTTAAAAGCCTTACAGGTGAACGTGCAATGTATAAAAAAGATCTGGAACCCATCCTGGTAAACATTCAGGATATTCGATTTGGGGTAGAGACCTACATAAATCTCTATTTCCAGGCACATGGAAAAAAGATCAAGTACACTTTGCTTGATGGCCTTACTCATCCCACAAAATATGATAAAACATCGGCTGATAAAGCTACCAGGGAATTTATAAATGAAGGAAAAGAGATTGCTGTAACTTTACTCAAAAACTATGACCTGATTACCCAACGTATTTCAAATTCATTTGGAGAGCAGGGCGATAGTATTAAAGATTCGCTAAAAAAACTGCAGAAAGATTTAAATGAAAAAATTCAGGTTTTATTAAGAAATAATGGATAG
- a CDS encoding beta-L-arabinofuranosidase domain-containing protein — protein MFTYFAIVLSLSIAMNGSFQQTKERNIVTDIYQYNILKAGEINPTGWINKQLKRDLNDGYIGHYDDVNKTVTHDVFFNQNRISKRRFSLRKEWWSGEHEGYWKDAMVRMAFLTGDSTYINHMNSWMHELLQHTNEKGYIGIYRDCEAPGCRFNHERGNGELWATSRVLMAMLAYYEFTGDEEILNAAEKATKLVMHQYQDRNYFLHTSKGGGVSHGVGFFENLEWLYRLTGDAQYLEFAGKLYEDFNEGHIRDDDLKTELLLNESELFEKHGAHIAEGLFVPEFISAIQSGHALDSAASNVMEKLEQHLTPGGAMRCDEWIKGRKGTADEHYEYCGIAEMISPMNKMISFTGDFSLADRIEKMTFNAGQGARMPVLKAVSYLTTDNRIKINHSEIAKRESYDAAHFAAACCALNAGRLMPYYAEGMWMKGNDNKQLAALLYGPNVLETNMNGTPVKITEDTDYPFSDQIVFKIKPDQPVSFDLVLRKPFNCQDFELDKPDGAQVEELTDRIIIHNEWKPGERVTVKFNFKIQQHDQPQSKTVKGKGVYVQRGPLVYALPFEHKLKKVKEYYNSGFYRYKIKAKDKSNWKLKIDASAPMNFIPAKEDNLLTPWDDPAVKIESTLVDKKGNRERYLLVPMGNTIFRRVTFSKANHK, from the coding sequence ATGTTTACATACTTTGCTATAGTTTTAAGCCTTAGTATCGCTATGAATGGAAGTTTTCAACAAACAAAAGAAAGGAATATTGTGACAGATATTTATCAGTATAACATTTTAAAGGCCGGCGAAATTAATCCTACCGGCTGGATCAATAAACAATTAAAACGTGATTTAAACGATGGGTATATCGGGCATTACGATGATGTAAACAAAACCGTAACGCATGATGTGTTTTTTAATCAAAACCGAATTAGTAAAAGAAGATTTTCCTTAAGAAAAGAATGGTGGAGTGGGGAACATGAAGGTTACTGGAAAGATGCTATGGTACGTATGGCGTTTTTAACAGGCGACAGTACCTATATCAACCATATGAATTCATGGATGCATGAGTTGCTTCAACACACAAATGAGAAAGGATATATTGGTATTTACCGCGATTGTGAAGCACCAGGATGCCGGTTCAACCACGAACGGGGTAATGGTGAACTTTGGGCTACAAGCAGAGTTTTAATGGCCATGCTGGCCTATTACGAATTTACCGGCGATGAGGAAATTTTAAATGCTGCCGAGAAAGCTACAAAACTTGTAATGCACCAATACCAGGACAGGAATTATTTCCTGCATACCTCAAAAGGTGGGGGCGTAAGTCATGGCGTTGGTTTTTTTGAGAATCTGGAATGGCTTTACAGGCTCACGGGTGATGCGCAATATTTGGAATTTGCCGGTAAATTATACGAAGATTTTAATGAAGGGCATATACGCGATGATGATTTGAAAACTGAACTGCTCCTTAATGAGTCGGAATTGTTTGAAAAACATGGTGCACATATTGCCGAAGGTCTATTTGTTCCGGAGTTTATTTCAGCCATACAAAGCGGACATGCTTTAGACAGCGCCGCTTCAAATGTAATGGAGAAACTGGAACAGCACCTCACGCCGGGAGGCGCAATGCGCTGCGATGAGTGGATTAAGGGTCGCAAGGGAACAGCTGATGAGCATTATGAATATTGCGGTATTGCCGAAATGATCAGCCCAATGAATAAAATGATTTCATTTACAGGTGATTTTAGTTTAGCCGACCGCATTGAAAAAATGACTTTTAATGCAGGTCAGGGCGCACGTATGCCTGTTTTAAAGGCTGTTTCGTATCTTACGACCGATAATCGCATAAAAATTAACCACAGTGAAATAGCCAAACGTGAATCATACGATGCTGCCCACTTTGCAGCTGCATGTTGTGCGTTAAACGCTGGCAGATTAATGCCTTATTATGCTGAAGGAATGTGGATGAAAGGTAACGACAATAAACAACTTGCCGCATTGCTCTACGGACCCAATGTACTTGAGACAAATATGAACGGTACACCAGTAAAAATTACCGAGGATACTGATTATCCTTTTTCTGACCAGATTGTTTTTAAAATCAAGCCCGACCAACCTGTGAGCTTTGATCTTGTGTTGAGAAAGCCGTTTAATTGTCAGGATTTTGAATTAGATAAGCCAGATGGAGCACAGGTCGAAGAATTAACCGACCGCATTATTATTCATAATGAATGGAAACCAGGTGAACGTGTTACTGTAAAGTTTAACTTTAAAATTCAGCAGCACGATCAGCCGCAATCAAAAACTGTAAAGGGTAAAGGTGTTTATGTTCAACGTGGACCGTTGGTATATGCCTTACCTTTTGAACATAAACTGAAAAAAGTTAAAGAGTATTATAACAGTGGTTTTTACCGCTATAAGATAAAAGCGAAAGATAAAAGCAATTGGAAACTAAAAATTGATGCCAGTGCACCAATGAATTTTATCCCTGCGAAGGAAGATAATCTTTTGACACCATGGGATGATCCGGCTGTAAAAATTGAATCGACCTTAGTAGATAAAAAAGGAAATCGCGAAAGATATTTGCTAGTTCCTATGGGGAATACTATATTTCGCCGGGTTACATTTTCAAAAGCTAACCATAAATAA
- the ndk gene encoding nucleoside-diphosphate kinase translates to MAGTITFTIIKPGAVKNEHIGPILDKISDAGFHIAAMKMVQLSRSEARSFYCIHKDKPFFEDLVEFMVSGPIVAAILQKENAVDDFRKLIGNTDPTKAEPGTIRHMFAKSVQANAVHGSDSDENAQKESEYFFAGYEKFFEVKKTSCSEK, encoded by the coding sequence ATGGCAGGTACTATTACTTTCACTATCATTAAACCCGGTGCTGTAAAAAATGAGCATATCGGTCCTATCTTAGACAAAATTTCAGATGCAGGATTTCACATTGCAGCGATGAAAATGGTTCAGCTAAGCCGCAGTGAAGCACGTAGCTTTTACTGCATTCATAAAGACAAGCCATTCTTTGAAGATTTGGTGGAATTTATGGTATCGGGACCAATTGTTGCTGCCATATTACAAAAAGAGAATGCTGTTGATGATTTCCGCAAACTCATCGGTAATACAGATCCAACAAAAGCAGAACCGGGAACAATCCGTCATATGTTTGCAAAATCAGTACAGGCTAATGCTGTACATGGATCAGATAGTGATGAGAATGCGCAAAAAGAGAGTGAGTACTTTTTTGCCGGTTACGAGAAGTTTTTTGAAGTAAAAAAAACGAGTTGCAGCGAAAAGTAA
- a CDS encoding DUF721 domain-containing protein — translation MRRSNESSLGDLIDNWLKNHDKRSPIVKAHVVNRWEDFVGKMAARYTDYVKFDGDKLIVKMKSAVARRELEMIKTPLIEKINQEAGSEVVADIEFSS, via the coding sequence ATGAGAAGAAGCAATGAAAGTAGTTTGGGCGATTTGATTGATAACTGGTTGAAAAATCATGATAAACGTTCACCCATAGTTAAAGCCCATGTGGTAAACCGCTGGGAAGATTTTGTGGGGAAAATGGCTGCCCGTTATACTGATTATGTGAAGTTCGACGGAGATAAACTCATTGTAAAAATGAAATCAGCCGTGGCACGCCGTGAACTGGAAATGATAAAAACGCCTCTGATTGAAAAAATCAACCAGGAGGCGGGGAGTGAGGTTGTAGCTGATATTGAGTTTAGCTCCTGA
- the recF gene encoding DNA replication/repair protein RecF (All proteins in this family for which functions are known are DNA-binding proteins that assist the filamentation of RecA onto DNA for the initiation of recombination or recombinational repair.), whose product MYLNKLTLLNFKNYASAELDLSPAINCFVGDNGAGKTNLLEAVYYLSYCKSCFNIPDQQNIRQDDHFFMIDGVFNIRDEEEKIVCGVQEGRKKKFSRNKKEYQRLSDHIGLIPVVLSTPSDTQLIHDGSEERRRLVNTLISTHDRSYLQKLIDYNKALEQRNRLLKTFAEQNYWDEPSLEMWDEALYKNAMPIFEARKNLLEKLIPDFQEYYNYISGNQEEVSLQYKSDLFDGNLADLLKQNRKPDQLARYTTKGIHRDDLVFMIGNRNVKKTASQGQQKTYLVSLKFAQFDLIKKTMNKKPLLLLDDVFDKLDASRVERIISLVAGDSFGQIFITDANKVRIDKVLEKVTLDFRIFSVANGQISPVE is encoded by the coding sequence ATGTATTTGAACAAATTGACATTGTTGAATTTTAAAAATTATGCGTCTGCTGAGCTGGATTTATCTCCCGCAATCAATTGTTTTGTAGGTGATAACGGCGCAGGTAAAACGAATTTGCTCGAAGCGGTTTATTATTTATCCTATTGTAAAAGTTGTTTTAATATTCCTGATCAGCAAAATATTAGACAGGACGACCATTTTTTTATGATTGATGGTGTATTTAATATTCGTGACGAAGAAGAGAAAATAGTTTGTGGTGTACAGGAAGGCCGTAAAAAGAAATTTAGCCGGAATAAAAAAGAGTATCAACGACTGTCTGACCATATTGGATTGATTCCCGTTGTGCTCAGCACACCAAGTGATACGCAGCTCATTCACGATGGCAGCGAAGAGCGCAGAAGGCTGGTTAATACCTTAATCTCTACGCACGATCGCAGTTATTTACAAAAATTAATCGATTACAACAAGGCTCTGGAGCAGCGTAACCGATTACTCAAAACATTTGCAGAACAAAATTACTGGGATGAGCCTTCACTTGAAATGTGGGACGAAGCATTATATAAAAATGCCATGCCCATTTTTGAAGCTCGTAAAAATTTGCTTGAAAAGCTTATTCCCGATTTTCAGGAATACTACAACTATATTTCCGGTAACCAGGAGGAAGTTTCGCTTCAGTACAAATCTGATCTTTTTGACGGCAATTTGGCTGACCTGTTAAAACAGAATAGAAAGCCCGATCAACTTGCTCGCTATACCACAAAAGGTATACATCGCGATGATCTGGTATTCATGATAGGTAACCGTAACGTAAAAAAAACAGCATCGCAGGGACAGCAAAAAACCTACCTTGTATCGTTAAAATTTGCACAATTCGATCTTATTAAAAAAACAATGAACAAAAAACCATTGCTTTTGCTCGATGATGTGTTCGATAAACTTGATGCATCGAGAGTTGAGCGAATTATCTCGCTTGTGGCAGGAGATAGCTTTGGGCAAATATTTATTACTGATGCCAACAAGGTGAGAATTGACAAAGTACTTGAAAAAGTTACATTAGATTTTCGTATATTTAGTGTTGCAAACGGGCAGATTTCACCTGTAGAATAG